From Paralcaligenes sp. KSB-10:
GACCCCCAAATCGCGGCAGCGCTGGCCTATGATGCGATGCCCCTGGATCGCCGCCTCGCGGCAGCCATGGTGCTTGCCCGGGAGCTCGGACAAATACATGGACGGAACATGTGTAATCTTGGCCGCCAGCGATAATTTTCCCATTTCCGTCTCCTGTGCCGATGACCGGCGTCGCTCTTTGCAATTTGATCGTGCCGGACGCTGCGGCGCCTACATGCCCCATTTGGGAATGTGATGACTGCCCATGGACACGCATACGTTCTTGACGTCGGCAAACACCTCGAGGCTGTACTCGCCGCCTTCGCGACCCGTGCCGGAATCCTTGATGCCGCCAAAGGGCTGGCGCAGATCGCGCACATTCTGGCTGTTGATGAACACCATGCCGGCCTCGATGCCTCGCGCCAGGCGATGCGCCTTGCCGATATCGTTGGTCCATATATACGACGCCAGGCCGTACTTGACATCATTGGCCAGGGCCAAGCCTTCGGCTTCGTCCTTGAACGGCAGCAGACACGCCACGGGGCCAAAAATTTCTTCCTGGGCGCAGCGCATGCAATTGTCGACGTCGGCCAGCACGGTGGGGCGCACGAAGTTGCCATGCTTCAGATGATTGGGCAAACCCTCGGGCTTGTCGGGGCCGCCGGCCAGTATGCGAGCGCCCTCCTGCTCGGCCAGGCGAATATAGCCGGTGACCTTTTCCCAATGCTGGCGGGTGATCATGGAACCGACATTGGTTTTGGCATCGGCGGGATCGCCCACCACCAGGCGATTGGCGCGCTCGGCGAACTTGCGCACAAAATCGTCGTAAATGGTTTCCTGGATGAAAATGCGCGAGCCCGCGGTGCAGCGCTCGCCGTTCAGGGAAAAAATGGTGAACAAGGCGGCATCCAGCGCACGATCGACATCGGCGTCGTCGAATACCAGCACAGGCGACTTGCCGCCCAGCTCCATGGAAAATTTCTTGACACCGCCCGCGGTGGCGACGATTTTCTTGCCCGTGGCCGTGCCGCCGGTAAAAGAAATCGCACGCACATCGGGATGGCGCACCAAGGCCTCGCCGGCGGTGGCGCCATAGCCATGCACTACATTCAGCACACCAGGCGGAATACCGGCTTCCAGGGCCAGCCGCCCCAGTTGATCGGCGGTCAGCGGCGACAATTCAGACATCTTCAACACCGCCGTATTGCCCAGCGCCAGACACGGCGCGGTTTTCCACGTGGCCGTCATGAAGGGCACATTCCAGGGCGAAATCAGGGCGCACACGCCTACGGGCTGATACAGCGTGTAATTCAGCATCTGATCGTCGACCGGGTAGGTACGGCCATTCATGCGGGTGCACACTTCGGCAAAAAAATTGAAGTTCTGCGAAGCGCGGGGAATCAGCTGCTTGCGGGTCTGCGAAATGGGCAGGCCCGTGTCGCGGGTTTCAAGCTCGGCCAGTTCAGGCACATTCTTGTCGATCAGCTCGCCCAGCCGGCGCATGAGGCGGGCGCGCTCGCTGGCCGGGGTGTTGGCCCACTTGGGAAAAGCGTCCTTGGCCGCGGCGACGGCGGCATCGATTTCAGCTTCGCCGCCGGATGCCACCTCGTCTATGGCTTCGCCCGTGGCCGGGTTATAGGTGGTAAAACGGTCTTGGCTGTCGACCTCTTTGCCGTTGATCCAGTGCTTGATGCTCACGCCGCTCTCCTTGCCGCCAGGCAACCGGACTATTGTCGGTGGCTGTCGGGCATTTAAATATAGTTAACTAGTTAATAATCTACTTTTTCCGCCGGCCTGTCAAGACTCCCCGTCACTACCCGCCTGGACAAACGCTCGTTGACGCGCGGGCCGGTTTTCTTTATTATTAACATGTT
This genomic window contains:
- the hpaE gene encoding 5-carboxymethyl-2-hydroxymuconate semialdehyde dehydrogenase, whose protein sequence is MSIKHWINGKEVDSQDRFTTYNPATGEAIDEVASGGEAEIDAAVAAAKDAFPKWANTPASERARLMRRLGELIDKNVPELAELETRDTGLPISQTRKQLIPRASQNFNFFAEVCTRMNGRTYPVDDQMLNYTLYQPVGVCALISPWNVPFMTATWKTAPCLALGNTAVLKMSELSPLTADQLGRLALEAGIPPGVLNVVHGYGATAGEALVRHPDVRAISFTGGTATGKKIVATAGGVKKFSMELGGKSPVLVFDDADVDRALDAALFTIFSLNGERCTAGSRIFIQETIYDDFVRKFAERANRLVVGDPADAKTNVGSMITRQHWEKVTGYIRLAEQEGARILAGGPDKPEGLPNHLKHGNFVRPTVLADVDNCMRCAQEEIFGPVACLLPFKDEAEGLALANDVKYGLASYIWTNDIGKAHRLARGIEAGMVFINSQNVRDLRQPFGGIKDSGTGREGGEYSLEVFADVKNVCVSMGSHHIPKWGM